From the Phyllopteryx taeniolatus isolate TA_2022b chromosome 16, UOR_Ptae_1.2, whole genome shotgun sequence genome, one window contains:
- the grid2ipa gene encoding delphilin isoform X5: MGRERSLAGRFRIFIPKKHRERFDEAVSQSLMSRLKGRSFSDPSRSQTRRGRSEDHPEHLAASTRASSVPRTHAEEGSAPPSRGMRKTTSLIAGHSGGSATSCRTVRVCKGNMSFGFTLRGHAPVWIDSVIPGSAADKAGLKPGDRILFLNGLDMRTSSHEKVVSMLQGSGAMPTLVVEDGPPSLGMSEQDLAGGGVPAERARSPVLSSLQWVADILPPSIRVQGRTFGQQLEHLLTIQERYTICKALENFFQHRNVDTLIVDVFPVLDTPAKQVIWQFVYQLLTYEEQEHCQNKISRFLGFKVPVPPPPPPPPPPEPEVAPEPHRRSSSVRVTGTTYRSSVRGRSSDDLLIGTHLGMGFRADSLLEAGMRLAPGERQSGDGTSLPETPNNLTNLSAVYAELENMYSAKRSKSLKTRPPPAPETLLDLDPPSRTASPTARADTGSRKGPPPALTWPEPLPSPPPSHFYSSGLTSQNSGESNPYISLDSPPPPPSPPELIDFPSSPPPHRSGKRRYTFSKPPRSEDTDRFLDALSEQLGQRVAIVDDFLTPENDYEEDVGQMAFPDDEEDDDNDEELGMEEEENGGFVGPALSSPSDIQSSSGDENASSLTYSSSSDHIPPPPVTPPPPPPVHFNDTPAPPPARAPSQPQPHQQQQQQQQQQPSYTPEHSPRAYVPIRRKSGPPPPPPPRSNLPPKRHSLHKVLPTKEELQVQAAIQELKAYQEQQSYQERESYEEQQAYKERQAYEELKALEEQQAYQEQMFKERQAYEEQKAFEELKAFEEQMFQEQQAFQEHRLMQQIYQSHHSMPAQPTQQKAPSPLPLQQLHQSLPPIPAPETTNHHSRHPLNMLRQAQQQQQQAHPGHHHRRLSRSAPPPHHPPPLPTVNQSQHFSEGVYQSHQSLRAQPHHSSAEMLHQLQRAQVHQQSVEMLQQMQQPSSHYSSAEIFQQVHQPEIHHASTELLHQAHQMMQRQPHHSSTELLHQAHQMPRGQPHHSSAELLHQIRKPQPHHSSAELLHQSHQRHQAKPHHHSSAELLHQVQEEPSSRPVQLNRESHSHQSRRSLKSHRQTQASPQGQTVHQMHHPQPVKPSPQRPHSIQQTHHHPSSPGTPHIHHIRHMTPQPPPQDYQHQIHLIHPPQQPHRSQPLLSTFQPLQPHQPALSTFQPLPQHGRPHSQPSHHLMQSQQIPTQSPSQPQSLPHSLSDPAPTEHLEPPPLPPPLPPPCSPPPLPRPTLSRMDSHHMSVKRLRWEQVENSEGTIWGQVNGGLLAHALGANSDHEKLHDMVKYLDLEMHFGTQKSSLLAPEPLPQMETLKKKDVIEILSHKKAYNASILIAHLKLSTGELRQVLMSMSSDRLEPSHIKQLLLYAPDAEEVKKYQEFREDPGKLSEPDHFVLQMLSVPEYKTRLESLLFKCSLHEKTEELRGAYECIGKASAQLKSSKKLAKILEFVLAMGNYLNNSQPKTSKTTGFKINFLTELSTTKTVDGKSTFLHILVKSLCHHFPDVLNFSKDLTMVPLAAKVNQRTIAADVNDLHGTIHDIRSACQKMPATAEDRFAAVMSTFLENSHPAVQSLESLQQSSMEEFSRTASYFGEDGKSTNAEVFFGIFAQFINKFERVLNDQQAAENPKSPRSPRMASPLAR, encoded by the exons ATGGGAAGAGAGAGGAGCCTTGCCGGACGTTTTCG GATCTTCATCCCCAAGAAGCACCGGGAGCGTTTCGACGAGGCGGTTTCCCAGAGCCTGATGAGCCGCCTCAAGGGGCGGAGCTTCAGCGACCCCAGCCGTAGCCAAACGCGCCGCGGTCGCAGCGAGGATCACCCCGAACACCTGGCTGCCTCCACGCGCGCCAGTTCAGTACCACGCACACACGCGGAGGAAGGCTCCGCCCCCCCGTCCCGCGGGATGCGGAAGACCACGTCGCTGATAGCTGGCCACTCCGGCGGCTCCGCAACCAGCTGCAG GACGGTGAGAGTGTGCAAGGGCAACATGAGCTTCGGCTTCACTCTCAGAGGTCACGCCCCCGTGTGGATCGACTCGGTCATCCCGG GGAGCGCAGCAGACAAGGCAGGTCTGAAACCAGGAGACCGCATCCTGTTTCTTAATGGACTTGATATGAG GACCTCCTCCCACGAGAAGGTGGTGTCCATGCTGCAGGGAAGCGGCGCCATGCCCACCCTGGTAGTGGAGGACGGCCCCCCCTCTTTGGGCATGTCCGAGCAGGAcctggcaggcggcggcgttcCCGCGGAGCGAGCTCGCTCCCCCGTGCTCAGCTCCCTGCAGTGGGTGGCCGACATCCTGCCCCCGAGTATCCGAGTCCAAGGCCGCACCTTCGGACAGCAGCTGGAACACCTGCTGACCATCCAGGAGAGGTACACCATCTGCAAAGCCCTGGAGAACTTCTTCCAGCACAG AAACGTGGACACGCTGATCGTGGATGTGTTCCCGGTGCTGGATACTCCCGCCAAACAGGTCATCTGGCAATTTGTTTACCAGCTGCTGACGTATGAAGAGCAAGAACACTGCCAGAACAAAATCTCACGCTTTCTTGGATTCAAGGTGCCAG ttcCACCACCGCCgcctcccccccctcctccaGAGCCCGAGGTCGCCCCTGAGCCGCATCGCCGTAGCAGCTCCGTGAGGGTGACCGGCACCACGTACAGGAGCAGTGTGAGGGGGCGGAGCTCTGACGACCTGCTCATTGGCACACACTTGGGCATGG GCTTCCGTGCAGACTCGCTTTTGGAAGCAGGAATGAGATTGGCTCCAGGAGAAAGACAGTCAGGGGACGGCACCTCTCTGCCCGAGACTCCCAACAACCTCACAAAT CTATCAGCCGTGTACGCCGAACTGGAGAACATGTACTCGGCCAAGAGATCCAAGTCCCTGAAGACCCGCCCTCCTCCCGCCCCTGAGACTTTGCTGGATCTGGACCCGCCCTCTCGCACAGCTTCCCCTACAGCGCGTGCCGACACAG GTAGTCGTAAGGGCCCCCCGCCTGCTCTAACCTGGCCGGAGCCTCTCCCGAGCCCTCCCCCGTCCCACTTCTACTCATCAGGCCTGACGAGCCAGAACAGCGGGGAGTCCAACCCCTACATTAGCCTGGAcagtccgccgccgccgccgtcgccgcccgAGCTCATCGATTTCCCGTCGAGCCCCCCGCCGCACCGCAGCGGCAAACGCCGATACACTTTCTCCAAGCCACCGCGGTCTGAAGACACCGATCGCTTTCTGGATGCGCTGAGCGAGCAGCTGGGCCAGCGAGTGGCCATCGTTGATGACTTTCTCACTCCGGAAAACGACTACGAAGAG GATGTTGGGCAGATGGCATTCCCcgatgatgaagaggacgacGACAATGATGAAGAGTTAGGgatggaggaggaagaaaatgGAGGTTTCGTGGGTCCAGCGCTGAGCAGCCCAAGTGACATCCAAAGCAGCAGCGGGGACGAGAATGCCTCGTCCCTCACCTACTCCTCCTCTTCCGACCACATCCCTCCGCCCCCCGTGACGCCTCCTCCGCCTCCGCCGGTTCATTTCAACGACACGCCGGCGCCTCCGCCCGCACGCGCACCGTCTCAACCGCAACcccatcagcagcagcagcagcagcagcagcagcagcctagCTACACTCCTGAACACTCCCCGAGAGCTTACGTGCCCATCCGCCGGAAGTCTGGACCGCCTCCCCCACCTCCGCCCCGCAGTAATCTGCCGCCAAAACGACACTCATTGCATAAAGTGCTGCCAACCAAAGAGGAGCTGCAGGTCCAGGCGGCCATACAAGAGCTAAAGGCCTATCAAGAGCAGCAGTCCTACCAGGAAAGAGAATCCTACGAGGAGCAACAAGCGTATAAAGAAAGGCAAGCGTATGAAGAGCTGAAGGCCTTGGAAGAACAGCAGGCCTATCAGGAGCAAATGTTCAAGGAGAGACAAGCCTATGAGGAGCAGAAGGCGTTCGAGGAGCTCAAAGCGTTCGAGGAGCAGATGTTTCAGGAACAACAAGCCTTCCAGGAGCACCGACTGATGCAACAGATCTACCAGAGTCACCATTCAATGCCTGCCCAGCCCACCCAGCAGAAAGCCCCCTCACCACTGCCACTCCAGCAACTACACCAGTCTTTACCTCCGATCCCTGCGCCCGAAACCACCAACCACCATTCTCGCCATCCTCTTAATATGCTGCGGCAagctcagcagcagcagcagcaggcccACCCGGGGCACCACCACAGACGCCTGTCCCGTTCGGCCCCGCCTCCGCATCACCCGCCTCCTCTACCCACGGTCAACCAGAGTCAGCACTTTTCCGAGGGCGTTTACCAAAGCCACCAAAGCCTGAGGGCCCAGCCCCACCATTCCTCGGCCGAGATGCTCCACCAGTTGCAACGGGCGCAGGTCCACCAGCAGTCGGTGGAGATGTTGCAGCAGATGCAACAGCCCAGCAGTCACTACTCTTCTGCGGAAATCTTCCAGCAAGTACACCAGCCCGAGATCCACCACGCCTCGACGGAACTCCTCCATCAAGCTCACCAGATGATGCAGAGGCAGCCTCACCACTCCTCGACGGAACTTCTCCATCAAGCCCACCAGATGCCGAGGGGGCAGCCCCACCATTCGTCCGCCGAGCTGCTCCACCAGATACGCAAGCCCCAGCCCCACCACTCCTCCGCAGAACTGCTCCACCAGTCCCATCAGAGGCACCAAGCGAAGCCCCATCATCACTCCTCCGCGGAGCTGCTGCATCAAGTCCAGGAAGAGCCTTCCTCCCGACCGGTTCAGCTGAACCGGGAGAGCCACTCGCACCAGAGCCGCAGGAGTCTGAAAAGTCACCGCCAGACTCAAGCGTCACCCCAAGGCCAGACGGTCCACCAAATGCATCACCCCCAGCCCGTCAAGCCATCTCCCCAGAGGCCCCATTCAATTCAGCAGACTCACCACCACCCCAGCAGCCCCGGCACCCCTCACATCCACCACATCCGCCACATGACCCCGCAACCTCCACCGCAGGACTACCAACACCAGATTCACCTGATCCATCCGCCGCAGCAACCCCACAGATCCCAGCCCCTCCTGTCCACGTTCCAGCCGCTGCAGCCGCACCAGCCCGCGCTCTCCACGTTCCAGCCCCTGCCCCAGCACGGCCGTCCTCACTCCCAGCCGTCCCACCacctgatgcagtcccagcAAATACCGACACAGAGCCCGAGTCAGCCCCAGTCGCTCCCCCACTCTCTATCTGACCCCGCACCCACAGAGCACCTGGAGCCTCCGCCGCTACCGCCACCTCTGCCTCCACCCTGCTCCCCTCCCCCCTTACCCAGGCCCACCCTCTCCAGGATGGACTCCCATCACATGAGTGTCAAGAGGCTGCGCTGGGAGCAGGTGGAGAACTCTGAAGGCACCATCTGGGGCCAGGTGAATGGTGGGCTTTTAGCACATGCG TTGGGCGCAAATTCCGACCACGAGAAACTGCACGACATGGTGAAGTATTTGGATCTGGAGATGCACTTTGGGACACAGAAGAGCTCTT TGCTTGCTCCAGAGCCTTTACCACAAATGGAAACATTGAAGAAAAAAGATGTGATTGAAATTCTGTCCCACAAGAAGGCCTACAATGCAT CCATCCTGATAGCGCACCTAAAGTTGTCCACCGGAGAGCTGCGTCAGGTGCTGATGAGCATGAGCTCCGACAGGCTGGAGCCGTCGCACATTAAGCAGCTGCTGCTGTACGCCCCCGATGCAGAGGAGGTCAAAAAGTATCAAGAGTTCAGAGAGGACCCCGGCAAACTCAGCGAGCCGGACCACTTTGTGCTGCAG atgCTGTCAGTGCCTGAGTACAAAACCCGGCTGGAGAGCCTCCTGTTCAAGTGCTCTCTGCACGAGAAGACGGAAGAGCTGAGGGGAGCCTACGAGTGCATTGGCAAAGCCTCCGCACAGCTCAAGAGCAGCAAGAAGCTCGCCAAGATTTTAGAG TTTGTGTTGGCGATGGGCAACTACTTGAATAACAGCCAGCCTAAAACCAGCAAGACAACCGGCTTCAAGATTAACTTCTTGACCGAG TTGAGCACAACAAAGACGGTGGACGGGAAGTCGACATTCCTGCACATTCTGGTCAAGTCCTTGTGCCATCACTTTCCCGATGTGTTGAATTTTTCCAAGGATCTCACCATGGTTCCTCTCGCAGCCAAAG TCAACCAGAGGACTATCGCAGCCGACGTGAACGACCTACACGGAACCATCCACGACATCCGCTCCGCCTGTCAGAAAATGCCCGCCACAGCCGAGGACCGCTTCGCCGCCGTCATGAGC ACCTTTCTGGAGAACAGCCATCCGGCCGTGCAGTCCCTGGAGTCCCTCCAGCAGAGCTCCATGGAGGAGTTTTCCAGAACGGCCTCCTACTTCGGAGAGGACGGCAAAAGCACCAACGCGGAGGTCTTCTTCGGCATCTTCGCTCAATTCATCAACAAGTTTGAG AGGGTTCTCAACGATCAGCAGGCGGCCGAAAACCCAAAGAGCCCGAGAAGTCCTCGGATGGCCTCCCCGCTGGCCCGGTAG
- the grid2ipa gene encoding delphilin isoform X7 — MSRLKGRSFSDPSRSQTRRGRSEDHPEHLAASTRASSVPRTHAEEGSAPPSRGMRKTTSLIAGHSGGSATSCRTVRVCKGNMSFGFTLRGHAPVWIDSVIPGSAADKAGLKPGDRILFLNGLDMRTSSHEKVVSMLQGSGAMPTLVVEDGPPSLGMSEQDLAGGGVPAERARSPVLSSLQWVADILPPSIRVQGRTFGQQLEHLLTIQERYTICKALENFFQHRNVDTLIVDVFPVLDTPAKQVIWQFVYQLLTYEEQEHCQNKISRFLGFKVPVPPPPPPPPPPEPEVAPEPHRRSSSVRVTGTTYRSSVRGRSSDDLLIGTHLGMGFRADSLLEAGMRLAPGERQSGDGTSLPETPNNLTNLSAVYAELENMYSAKRSKSLKTRPPPAPETLLDLDPPSRTASPTARADTGSRKGPPPALTWPEPLPSPPPSHFYSSGLTSQNSGESNPYISLDSPPPPPSPPELIDFPSSPPPHRSGKRRYTFSKPPRSEDTDRFLDALSEQLGQRVAIVDDFLTPENDYEEDVGQMAFPDDEEDDDNDEELGMEEEENGGFVGPALSSPSDIQSSSGDENASSLTYSSSSDHIPPPPVTPPPPPPVHFNDTPAPPPARAPSQPQPHQQQQQQQQQQPSYTPEHSPRAYVPIRRKSGPPPPPPPRSNLPPKRHSLHKVLPTKEELQVQAAIQELKAYQEQQSYQERESYEEQQAYKERQAYEELKALEEQQAYQEQMFKERQAYEEQKAFEELKAFEEQMFQEQQAFQEHRLMQQIYQSHHSMPAQPTQQKAPSPLPLQQLHQSLPPIPAPETTNHHSRHPLNMLRQAQQQQQQAHPGHHHRRLSRSAPPPHHPPPLPTVNQSQHFSEGVYQSHQSLRAQPHHSSAEMLHQLQRAQVHQQSVEMLQQMQQPSSHYSSAEIFQQVHQPEIHHASTELLHQAHQMMQRQPHHSSTELLHQAHQMPRGQPHHSSAELLHQIRKPQPHHSSAELLHQSHQRHQAKPHHHSSAELLHQVQEEPSSRPVQLNRESHSHQSRRSLKSHRQTQASPQGQTVHQMHHPQPVKPSPQRPHSIQQTHHHPSSPGTPHIHHIRHMTPQPPPQDYQHQIHLIHPPQQPHRSQPLLSTFQPLQPHQPALSTFQPLPQHGRPHSQPSHHLMQSQQIPTQSPSQPQSLPHSLSDPAPTEHLEPPPLPPPLPPPCSPPPLPRPTLSRMDSHHMSVKRLRWEQVENSEGTIWGQVNGGLLAHALGANSDHEKLHDMVKYLDLEMHFGTQKSSLLAPEPLPQMETLKKKDVIEILSHKKAYNASILIAHLKLSTGELRQVLMSMSSDRLEPSHIKQLLLYAPDAEEVKKYQEFREDPGKLSEPDHFVLQMLSVPEYKTRLESLLFKCSLHEKTEELRGAYECIGKASAQLKSSKKLAKILEFVLAMGNYLNNSQPKTSKTTGFKINFLTELSTTKTVDGKSTFLHILVKSLCHHFPDVLNFSKDLTMVPLAAKVNQRTIAADVNDLHGTIHDIRSACQKMPATAEDRFAAVMSTFLENSHPAVQSLESLQQSSMEEFSRTASYFGEDGKSTNAEVFFGIFAQFINKFERVLNDQQAAENPKSPRSPRMASPLAR; from the exons ATGAGCCGCCTCAAGGGGCGGAGCTTCAGCGACCCCAGCCGTAGCCAAACGCGCCGCGGTCGCAGCGAGGATCACCCCGAACACCTGGCTGCCTCCACGCGCGCCAGTTCAGTACCACGCACACACGCGGAGGAAGGCTCCGCCCCCCCGTCCCGCGGGATGCGGAAGACCACGTCGCTGATAGCTGGCCACTCCGGCGGCTCCGCAACCAGCTGCAG GACGGTGAGAGTGTGCAAGGGCAACATGAGCTTCGGCTTCACTCTCAGAGGTCACGCCCCCGTGTGGATCGACTCGGTCATCCCGG GGAGCGCAGCAGACAAGGCAGGTCTGAAACCAGGAGACCGCATCCTGTTTCTTAATGGACTTGATATGAG GACCTCCTCCCACGAGAAGGTGGTGTCCATGCTGCAGGGAAGCGGCGCCATGCCCACCCTGGTAGTGGAGGACGGCCCCCCCTCTTTGGGCATGTCCGAGCAGGAcctggcaggcggcggcgttcCCGCGGAGCGAGCTCGCTCCCCCGTGCTCAGCTCCCTGCAGTGGGTGGCCGACATCCTGCCCCCGAGTATCCGAGTCCAAGGCCGCACCTTCGGACAGCAGCTGGAACACCTGCTGACCATCCAGGAGAGGTACACCATCTGCAAAGCCCTGGAGAACTTCTTCCAGCACAG AAACGTGGACACGCTGATCGTGGATGTGTTCCCGGTGCTGGATACTCCCGCCAAACAGGTCATCTGGCAATTTGTTTACCAGCTGCTGACGTATGAAGAGCAAGAACACTGCCAGAACAAAATCTCACGCTTTCTTGGATTCAAGGTGCCAG ttcCACCACCGCCgcctcccccccctcctccaGAGCCCGAGGTCGCCCCTGAGCCGCATCGCCGTAGCAGCTCCGTGAGGGTGACCGGCACCACGTACAGGAGCAGTGTGAGGGGGCGGAGCTCTGACGACCTGCTCATTGGCACACACTTGGGCATGG GCTTCCGTGCAGACTCGCTTTTGGAAGCAGGAATGAGATTGGCTCCAGGAGAAAGACAGTCAGGGGACGGCACCTCTCTGCCCGAGACTCCCAACAACCTCACAAAT CTATCAGCCGTGTACGCCGAACTGGAGAACATGTACTCGGCCAAGAGATCCAAGTCCCTGAAGACCCGCCCTCCTCCCGCCCCTGAGACTTTGCTGGATCTGGACCCGCCCTCTCGCACAGCTTCCCCTACAGCGCGTGCCGACACAG GTAGTCGTAAGGGCCCCCCGCCTGCTCTAACCTGGCCGGAGCCTCTCCCGAGCCCTCCCCCGTCCCACTTCTACTCATCAGGCCTGACGAGCCAGAACAGCGGGGAGTCCAACCCCTACATTAGCCTGGAcagtccgccgccgccgccgtcgccgcccgAGCTCATCGATTTCCCGTCGAGCCCCCCGCCGCACCGCAGCGGCAAACGCCGATACACTTTCTCCAAGCCACCGCGGTCTGAAGACACCGATCGCTTTCTGGATGCGCTGAGCGAGCAGCTGGGCCAGCGAGTGGCCATCGTTGATGACTTTCTCACTCCGGAAAACGACTACGAAGAG GATGTTGGGCAGATGGCATTCCCcgatgatgaagaggacgacGACAATGATGAAGAGTTAGGgatggaggaggaagaaaatgGAGGTTTCGTGGGTCCAGCGCTGAGCAGCCCAAGTGACATCCAAAGCAGCAGCGGGGACGAGAATGCCTCGTCCCTCACCTACTCCTCCTCTTCCGACCACATCCCTCCGCCCCCCGTGACGCCTCCTCCGCCTCCGCCGGTTCATTTCAACGACACGCCGGCGCCTCCGCCCGCACGCGCACCGTCTCAACCGCAACcccatcagcagcagcagcagcagcagcagcagcagcctagCTACACTCCTGAACACTCCCCGAGAGCTTACGTGCCCATCCGCCGGAAGTCTGGACCGCCTCCCCCACCTCCGCCCCGCAGTAATCTGCCGCCAAAACGACACTCATTGCATAAAGTGCTGCCAACCAAAGAGGAGCTGCAGGTCCAGGCGGCCATACAAGAGCTAAAGGCCTATCAAGAGCAGCAGTCCTACCAGGAAAGAGAATCCTACGAGGAGCAACAAGCGTATAAAGAAAGGCAAGCGTATGAAGAGCTGAAGGCCTTGGAAGAACAGCAGGCCTATCAGGAGCAAATGTTCAAGGAGAGACAAGCCTATGAGGAGCAGAAGGCGTTCGAGGAGCTCAAAGCGTTCGAGGAGCAGATGTTTCAGGAACAACAAGCCTTCCAGGAGCACCGACTGATGCAACAGATCTACCAGAGTCACCATTCAATGCCTGCCCAGCCCACCCAGCAGAAAGCCCCCTCACCACTGCCACTCCAGCAACTACACCAGTCTTTACCTCCGATCCCTGCGCCCGAAACCACCAACCACCATTCTCGCCATCCTCTTAATATGCTGCGGCAagctcagcagcagcagcagcaggcccACCCGGGGCACCACCACAGACGCCTGTCCCGTTCGGCCCCGCCTCCGCATCACCCGCCTCCTCTACCCACGGTCAACCAGAGTCAGCACTTTTCCGAGGGCGTTTACCAAAGCCACCAAAGCCTGAGGGCCCAGCCCCACCATTCCTCGGCCGAGATGCTCCACCAGTTGCAACGGGCGCAGGTCCACCAGCAGTCGGTGGAGATGTTGCAGCAGATGCAACAGCCCAGCAGTCACTACTCTTCTGCGGAAATCTTCCAGCAAGTACACCAGCCCGAGATCCACCACGCCTCGACGGAACTCCTCCATCAAGCTCACCAGATGATGCAGAGGCAGCCTCACCACTCCTCGACGGAACTTCTCCATCAAGCCCACCAGATGCCGAGGGGGCAGCCCCACCATTCGTCCGCCGAGCTGCTCCACCAGATACGCAAGCCCCAGCCCCACCACTCCTCCGCAGAACTGCTCCACCAGTCCCATCAGAGGCACCAAGCGAAGCCCCATCATCACTCCTCCGCGGAGCTGCTGCATCAAGTCCAGGAAGAGCCTTCCTCCCGACCGGTTCAGCTGAACCGGGAGAGCCACTCGCACCAGAGCCGCAGGAGTCTGAAAAGTCACCGCCAGACTCAAGCGTCACCCCAAGGCCAGACGGTCCACCAAATGCATCACCCCCAGCCCGTCAAGCCATCTCCCCAGAGGCCCCATTCAATTCAGCAGACTCACCACCACCCCAGCAGCCCCGGCACCCCTCACATCCACCACATCCGCCACATGACCCCGCAACCTCCACCGCAGGACTACCAACACCAGATTCACCTGATCCATCCGCCGCAGCAACCCCACAGATCCCAGCCCCTCCTGTCCACGTTCCAGCCGCTGCAGCCGCACCAGCCCGCGCTCTCCACGTTCCAGCCCCTGCCCCAGCACGGCCGTCCTCACTCCCAGCCGTCCCACCacctgatgcagtcccagcAAATACCGACACAGAGCCCGAGTCAGCCCCAGTCGCTCCCCCACTCTCTATCTGACCCCGCACCCACAGAGCACCTGGAGCCTCCGCCGCTACCGCCACCTCTGCCTCCACCCTGCTCCCCTCCCCCCTTACCCAGGCCCACCCTCTCCAGGATGGACTCCCATCACATGAGTGTCAAGAGGCTGCGCTGGGAGCAGGTGGAGAACTCTGAAGGCACCATCTGGGGCCAGGTGAATGGTGGGCTTTTAGCACATGCG TTGGGCGCAAATTCCGACCACGAGAAACTGCACGACATGGTGAAGTATTTGGATCTGGAGATGCACTTTGGGACACAGAAGAGCTCTT TGCTTGCTCCAGAGCCTTTACCACAAATGGAAACATTGAAGAAAAAAGATGTGATTGAAATTCTGTCCCACAAGAAGGCCTACAATGCAT CCATCCTGATAGCGCACCTAAAGTTGTCCACCGGAGAGCTGCGTCAGGTGCTGATGAGCATGAGCTCCGACAGGCTGGAGCCGTCGCACATTAAGCAGCTGCTGCTGTACGCCCCCGATGCAGAGGAGGTCAAAAAGTATCAAGAGTTCAGAGAGGACCCCGGCAAACTCAGCGAGCCGGACCACTTTGTGCTGCAG atgCTGTCAGTGCCTGAGTACAAAACCCGGCTGGAGAGCCTCCTGTTCAAGTGCTCTCTGCACGAGAAGACGGAAGAGCTGAGGGGAGCCTACGAGTGCATTGGCAAAGCCTCCGCACAGCTCAAGAGCAGCAAGAAGCTCGCCAAGATTTTAGAG TTTGTGTTGGCGATGGGCAACTACTTGAATAACAGCCAGCCTAAAACCAGCAAGACAACCGGCTTCAAGATTAACTTCTTGACCGAG TTGAGCACAACAAAGACGGTGGACGGGAAGTCGACATTCCTGCACATTCTGGTCAAGTCCTTGTGCCATCACTTTCCCGATGTGTTGAATTTTTCCAAGGATCTCACCATGGTTCCTCTCGCAGCCAAAG TCAACCAGAGGACTATCGCAGCCGACGTGAACGACCTACACGGAACCATCCACGACATCCGCTCCGCCTGTCAGAAAATGCCCGCCACAGCCGAGGACCGCTTCGCCGCCGTCATGAGC ACCTTTCTGGAGAACAGCCATCCGGCCGTGCAGTCCCTGGAGTCCCTCCAGCAGAGCTCCATGGAGGAGTTTTCCAGAACGGCCTCCTACTTCGGAGAGGACGGCAAAAGCACCAACGCGGAGGTCTTCTTCGGCATCTTCGCTCAATTCATCAACAAGTTTGAG AGGGTTCTCAACGATCAGCAGGCGGCCGAAAACCCAAAGAGCCCGAGAAGTCCTCGGATGGCCTCCCCGCTGGCCCGGTAG